In Zingiber officinale cultivar Zhangliang chromosome 6A, Zo_v1.1, whole genome shotgun sequence, a single genomic region encodes these proteins:
- the LOC121993748 gene encoding myb family transcription factor EFM-like, protein MQAVAVGFVKKAVTDSRARGRQVSRLEESIKSLEEEKRKIEAFKRELPLCMRLVYEVIEELKREIDRFRAEGFGPVFQEFTPIKGKINESSSDFRDKKNWMSSFQLWICEESKDTKNMTR, encoded by the exons ATGCAGGCCGTCGCTGTCGGGTTCGTGAAGAAGGCGGTGACAGATAGCAGGGCAAGAGGGCGGCAGGTGTCGCGGCTGGAGGAGTCCATCAAGAGTTTGGAGGAGGAGAAGCGCAAGATCGAAGCTTTCAAGCGCGAGCTCCCTCTCTGCATGCGTCTCGTCTACGAGG TGATCGAGGAGTTGAAGAGGGAGATCGATCGGTTCCGCGCCGAGGGTTTCGGGCCTGTGTTCCAGGAATTCACGCCGATTAAGGGCAAAATCAACGAGAGTAGCTCGGATTTCAGAGATAAGAAGAACTGGATGAGCTCGTTCCAACTCTGGATCTGCGAGGAAAGTAAAGATACCAAAAACATGACAAGATGA